Part of the Bacillus cereus group sp. RP43 genome is shown below.
GTTATCACATTGACGACAGGTGAAAAAATTACTGTAACTAATGGTGTTATGAATGTACCAAACAATCCGATTATTCCATTTATCGAAGGAGATGGAATTGGTCCTGATATTTGGGCTGCAGCATCTCGCGTAATAGAAGCAGCAGTTGAGAAAGCTTATGATGGTGAGAAGAAAATCGTTTGGAAAGAAGTGCTTGCAGGGGAAAAAGCATTCAACCAAACAGGCGAGTGGTTACCAGAAGAGACTTTAAATTTAATTCGTGAATATTTAATCGCAATTAAAGGTCCACTTACAACTCCAGTTGGCGGTGGTATTCGTTCTCTAAACGTTGCGCTTCGTCAAGAATTAGATTTATATGTATGTCTACGTCCAGTTCGTTACTTTGAAGGTGTTCCTTCACCTGTAAAACGTCCGGAAGATACTGATATGGTTATTTTCCGTGAAAATACAGAAGACATTTATGCTGGAATTGAATATGCACAAGGTTCTCCAGAAGCAGAAAAAGTTCTTGCTTTCTTAAAAGAAGCAATGGGTGTTAATAAAATCCGCTTCCCAGAAACATCAGGGATTGGTATTAAACCAATTTCAGAGGAAGGGACAAAGCGTCTTGTTCGTGCTGCAATTCAATATGCAATTAACGAAAAACGTTCTTCTGTTACATTAGTTCATAAAGGAAACATTATGAAATTTACAGAAGGTGCTTTCAAAAACTGGGGTTACGAAGTAGCGGAACAAGAATTCGGCGACAAAGTATTTACTTGGGCTGAATATGATCGCATTGTTGAAAAAGATGGAAAAGATGCAGCGAATAAAGCGATGGCAGACGCAGAAGTGGCTGGGAAAATCATCGTAAAAGATTCTATTGCAGATATCTTCTTACAACAAATTTTAACTCGTCCACGTGAGTTTGATGTTGTTGCAACAATGAACTTAAACGGAGACTACATCTCTGATGCACTTGCTGCGCAAGTAGGTGGAATTGGTATTGCACCTGGTGCAAACATTAACTATGTGACTGGACATGCTATCTTTGAAGCTACACATGGTACAGCTCCAAAATATGCAGGTTTAGATAAAGTAAACCCATCTTCAGTTCTTCTTTCAGGTGTACTATTATTAGAGCACTTAGGATGGAACGAAGCTGCGAATTTAGTAACTGATTCAGTTGAGAAAACAATTGAATCAAAAGTAGTAACTTATGATTTCGCACGCTTAATGGAAGGTGCAACAGAAGTGAAATGTTCTGAGTTCGCTAATGAACTTATTAAAAACATGGATGTAGCGATAATCAAAAACGCATAATTAAAGCGGGGGGTAAATTATGACAATCAAACGCAAGAAAGTTTCAGTCATCGGTGCAGGATTTACAGGAGCAACAACAGCATTCTTATTAGCACAAAAAGAACTTGCAGATGTTGTATTAGTGGACATTCCACAGCTGGAAAATCCAACAAAAGGGAAAGCGTTAGATATGTTAGAAGCGAGCCCAGTACAAGGTTTTGATGCTAACATTATTGGTACATCTGATTACGCAGATACTGCTGATTCTGACGTTGTCGTTATTACAGCTGGTATTGCGCGTAAGCCTGGTATGAGCCGTGATGACTTAGTAGCAACAAACTCTAAAATTATGAAAAGTATTACGCGCGACATTGCAAAACATTCACCAAATGCGATTATTGTTGTATTAACAAATCCGGTTGATGCAATGACATATTCTGTATTTAAAGAAGCAGGATTCCCGAAAGAGCGTGTTATCGGTCAATCGGGCGTATTAGATACAGCTCGTTTCCGTACATTCATTTCACAAGAATTAAATCTTTCTGTGAAAGACATTACAGGATTTGTTCTTGGTGGACATGGTGACGATATGGTACCTCTTGTACGCTACTCCTATGCAGGTGGCATTCCGTTAGAAACATTAATTCCGAAAGAACGTTTAGAAGCAATCGTAGAACGTACACGTAAAGGTGGCGGTGAGATTGTAGGCTTATTAGGGAACGGTAGTGCATATTATGCGCCAGCAGCTTCTTTAGTTGAAATGACAGAAGCAATCTTGAAAGATCAACGCCGTGTATTACCTGCTATTGCATACCTTGAAGGTGAGTATGGTTATAGTGACCTTTACTTAGGGGTACCAGTAATTCTGGGTGGTAACGGAATTGAAAAAATTATTGAATTAGAACTTCTTGAAGATGAAAAAGAAGCGTTAGATCGCTCTGTAGAATCTGTACGTAACGTTATGAAAGTTCTTGTTTAATAATTAAATATAAGCGGAAAAAGATTCGGGGCCCCGAATCTTTTTCTACTATATATTGAAATGTTTTTTTGAAATAATATGAAAACGCTATCATTTGGTGTATCCTATAATGAAACTATAGACGTATACTATATATTGCCCTCATCATAGTAAATTTCGGATAAGGTATCGCTTTTAGTAGGATAATAAGGTGAAAAAATCGGAGGGGGTTGTAACATGTTAAAGAAAAAAGTTCAAATTGGTCGTAGAATGGATGAAATTACAGTAGGAGAGAAATTATCTATCACTGAAAAAATTGAGGATAAAGATTTGTTATTGTACTTAGGGTTAACGAATGATGCCAATCCATTATATATTCAGCATGATTACGCATCCCAAACTCCGTATGAAAAGCCGATTGTACCAAGCATTATGCTAACGGGGCTGATTACAACGGCGGTTACGAAATATTTACCAGGTCCAGGTAGTCATATTACTAGGAAGGACCTTACGTTCGTGAAACATGTTCACCATTATGAAACGTTACAAATCCACTTTGAAGTTGTGACTGTTTCAGAGGAGGAACATACAATTGATATGCTTGTATTTGCTCATGATGAAAAAGGAGAAACTGTTGTAAAAGGTTCATTAACAGTAACACCACCTTTTAAATCTGTTTCTATTATGGAAAAAGCATTAGATAATTTTTAAAACATGAAAGTTAGAATGATATAAAAGTAGCGCTAGTCATATTCTTATTAAGGATATGCTAGCGCTACTTTTTGTTTGGAAAGGGTGATATAACTGTGAAATGGGAAAGGGAAGACATTATTTTTGAAACGATAAGAGAAGCTGAAGTATGGGCCGATTCAATCGCGAATGAAATGTACGGGAAAGTATTTGATGGATATGAAACACCGGATTATAAAATAGCGTATGCTCTTTCGTTTTTCCTAGCGCAAAATCGAGATTTTATAGTTCATACGGAAGTGAGCTTTAAAAAAGAGAGAGCAATCTATAAAGTTTGGAAAAATCCTGTGTAGCTGAAGGTGAATCATAATTACTTCTATTTTCTCAATTTTACACAAACGAGCTCCATGAATAGACAATTATATTGAGGGGGACCTTGTTTTCTAGTATGATGAGAATAACGGGGAAAATACTAGGATGAAGAAGGTTTCAAGTCTATAACTTGGAGGAAAAGAATGAACAATCGTATTTTAGTAGTTGATGATGAGGAATTTATCTTAACTTTAATTGAATTTAATTTACAACAAGCTGGGTTTGAAGTTATAACAGCGATGGATGGAGAAATGGCGTTTCAAAAAGCGACAACAGAACGTCCAGATTTAATTATATTAGATTTGATGCTTCCGAAAATGGATGGTATGGAAGTTTGTAAAGAATTACGATTGCAGCGTGTTATGACGCCGATTTTAATGCTAACAGCAAAAGATGATGAATTTGATAAGGTGCTGGGTCTTGAGCTTGGGGCTGATGATTATATGACAAAGCCGTTTAGCCCAAGGGAAGTTGTTGCTCGTGTGAAGGCGATTTTGCGCCGTACGAAATTACAGCAAGAAGAACAAGTTTCGGAAGCACCAGATGAAGATAGTATCCTAATTGCAGAGCTTAAAATTTTACCGGAGTTTTATGAAGCGTACTTCCAAGGAAGGAAACTGGAATTAACACCGAAAGAATTTGAATTACTTGTTTATCTTGCGAAAAATAAAAGTCGTGTATTAACTCGTGATCAATTATTGAGTGCTGTATGGAATTATGATTTTGCCGGTGATACAAGAATTGTTGATGTCCATATTAGCCATTTGCGCGATAAAATTGAACAAAATACGAAAAAACCGACGTACATTAAAACGATACGTGGTTTAGGTTATAAATTAGAGGAGCCAAAAGGGGATGAATAAATTTCGTTCCAGGCTTCTTTTTACATTTGTTTCTCTTATCGTTTTTATTTTAGTTGGACTAGGTGTATTATTAGAAACTGTATTTGAAAACTACTATATAGACCATGCTAAAGAGAGAATGGTAAAAGAGACACAGTATGTTGCGGTATTAGCAGAAGAGCAAGGGTTTGATGCTGTTTTAAAAAAGCCTTATGTATTTGAAAAGTTAGAGGAAAAAATACCAGCTTCTATTATATTTGTGGATGAAAAAAAGAAAGTTCAATATAGCAGAGGACAACAATCTGCATTTAGCCAAGAGATGATTAAAGAACTTTCTTCTGAAACAGCAAAGCAAAGAAATAAAGTCATTACGAAAGAAGCAGATCAAAAGAATGAATTTTATCATGCGGTGTTCGTCCAGGATGTAGAAGGGAAACAAGGATACATTTTGGTGAAAAGTACAATTGATACTTTGAGGGACGTTCACCAAAAAACGTGGGGATTATTAATTATCGGATTTGTCATTGCTTGTCTCGTAGTTGTATTCCTTGGGGTGAAAATTACAGGGCAATATATTAGACCGATTGAATCAGTCACGAAAGTTGCGATTGAACTAGCGAAGGGTAATTATAAAGCGCGTGCATATGAAAGTCATTCGGATGAAACAGGAATGCTGAGTAAAGCAATTAATATTTTAGCGCGCAATTTACAAGAGATGACACTCGAACAAGAAATGCAACAAGATCGTTTGCACACATTAATTGAGAATATGGGAAGCGGAATGATATTAATTGATAGCCGTGGTTATATAAACCTTGTAAATCGTTCTTATAAGGAGACTTTCCACGTAACTGATGAAGAATATTTAAATCGTTTATATTATGAATCGTTTCATCATACGGAAATTATTGAGCTTGTGGAAGAAATTTTTATGACAGAAGTGAAAGTGCGTAAACAAATGTTATTGCCGCTTGGTATTGAGCGAAAGCATTTCGAGGTATATGGAGCGCCAATTATTGGGACGAACCATGAGTGGAAAGGGATTGTTCTCGTATTCCATGACATTACTGAGCTGAAGAAATTAGAACAAATGAGAAAAGACTTTTTAGCCAATGTTTCTCATGAATTGAAGACACCGATTACTTCTATTAAAGGCTTTTCAGAAACGCTCTTGGATGGGGCGATGGATAACAAAAGATTTTGTGAACATTTCTTGCATATTATTCTAAAAGAAAGTGAACGCATGCAAGGATTAATTGAAGATTTATTAGATTTGTCAAAGATCGAGCAACAAGGATTTAAGTTAAATATGGGTACGGTTGATATGAAGGGACTTCTTGAAGACATACACATGGTGCTTGATAATAAGGCAGGCGAAAAAGAAATCTCTTTACAAGTGAATGTATTAAAACGTGTTTCTGTCATTGGAGATCCAAGTCGTTTGAAACAAATCTTTATTAATTTAATTAATAATGCAATCGTATATACACCTGCTGGAGGCATTGTTTCTGTAGAGTTAGCAGAAGATAAATATAATGCTTATATAAAAGTATCAGATACTGGAATTGGTATTAGTAAAGAAGAAATCCCTCGTATATTTGAACGTTTTTATCGAGTTGATAAAGCGAGAAGTAGAAATACGGGTGGAACGGGTCTTGGTTTATCAATTGTAAAGCATTTAGTTGAAGCACATCAAGGTACGATTACAGTGGATAGTGAGGTTGGGGAAGGAACAACATTTACAGTTGTTTTACCAAAATCAGCCACTGAAAAATAGGATGAAGGATATTTACAATATATTAACAATGGCTTAATTAAATATTAATAAAGCTCTGTTAATATAATATATGAAAACCCCTTCATCCAAGGAGTAATTTTGGACGAGAGTAGTTATGCTATTCTCGTCACTTCCCTTTTATGCCAATGTAAGTCTGTTTATATATGATAGAAAAAAACCGTTATTTTTCTTCTCTCTATTAGTCATGTTAATATAGAGAGAGGAAAAGAACGGTTTTTTTTCTGTGGAAAAATCGTTTCAAATTTGTATGGGGAGGTTTGTAGTTTGGAAAAAAAAGTCGTATTAGTAGATGGTAATAATATCGCGTATCGTGCTTTCTTTGCACTACCGCTTTTAAATAACGACAAAGGTATACATACGAACGCAATTTATGGTTTTACGATGATGTTAATGAGAATACTCGAGGAAGAAAAACCGACGCATATGCTTGTGGCGTTTGATGCGGGGAAAACAACATTCCGTCATAAA
Proteins encoded:
- the icd gene encoding NADP-dependent isocitrate dehydrogenase, whose amino-acid sequence is MTTGEKITVTNGVMNVPNNPIIPFIEGDGIGPDIWAAASRVIEAAVEKAYDGEKKIVWKEVLAGEKAFNQTGEWLPEETLNLIREYLIAIKGPLTTPVGGGIRSLNVALRQELDLYVCLRPVRYFEGVPSPVKRPEDTDMVIFRENTEDIYAGIEYAQGSPEAEKVLAFLKEAMGVNKIRFPETSGIGIKPISEEGTKRLVRAAIQYAINEKRSSVTLVHKGNIMKFTEGAFKNWGYEVAEQEFGDKVFTWAEYDRIVEKDGKDAANKAMADAEVAGKIIVKDSIADIFLQQILTRPREFDVVATMNLNGDYISDALAAQVGGIGIAPGANINYVTGHAIFEATHGTAPKYAGLDKVNPSSVLLSGVLLLEHLGWNEAANLVTDSVEKTIESKVVTYDFARLMEGATEVKCSEFANELIKNMDVAIIKNA
- the mdh gene encoding malate dehydrogenase codes for the protein MTIKRKKVSVIGAGFTGATTAFLLAQKELADVVLVDIPQLENPTKGKALDMLEASPVQGFDANIIGTSDYADTADSDVVVITAGIARKPGMSRDDLVATNSKIMKSITRDIAKHSPNAIIVVLTNPVDAMTYSVFKEAGFPKERVIGQSGVLDTARFRTFISQELNLSVKDITGFVLGGHGDDMVPLVRYSYAGGIPLETLIPKERLEAIVERTRKGGGEIVGLLGNGSAYYAPAASLVEMTEAILKDQRRVLPAIAYLEGEYGYSDLYLGVPVILGGNGIEKIIELELLEDEKEALDRSVESVRNVMKVLV
- a CDS encoding MaoC/PaaZ C-terminal domain-containing protein yields the protein MLKKKVQIGRRMDEITVGEKLSITEKIEDKDLLLYLGLTNDANPLYIQHDYASQTPYEKPIVPSIMLTGLITTAVTKYLPGPGSHITRKDLTFVKHVHHYETLQIHFEVVTVSEEEHTIDMLVFAHDEKGETVVKGSLTVTPPFKSVSIMEKALDNF
- the phoP gene encoding two-component system response regulator PhoP, which produces MNNRILVVDDEEFILTLIEFNLQQAGFEVITAMDGEMAFQKATTERPDLIILDLMLPKMDGMEVCKELRLQRVMTPILMLTAKDDEFDKVLGLELGADDYMTKPFSPREVVARVKAILRRTKLQQEEQVSEAPDEDSILIAELKILPEFYEAYFQGRKLELTPKEFELLVYLAKNKSRVLTRDQLLSAVWNYDFAGDTRIVDVHISHLRDKIEQNTKKPTYIKTIRGLGYKLEEPKGDE
- the phoR gene encoding sensory box histidine kinase PhoR; translated protein: MNKFRSRLLFTFVSLIVFILVGLGVLLETVFENYYIDHAKERMVKETQYVAVLAEEQGFDAVLKKPYVFEKLEEKIPASIIFVDEKKKVQYSRGQQSAFSQEMIKELSSETAKQRNKVITKEADQKNEFYHAVFVQDVEGKQGYILVKSTIDTLRDVHQKTWGLLIIGFVIACLVVVFLGVKITGQYIRPIESVTKVAIELAKGNYKARAYESHSDETGMLSKAINILARNLQEMTLEQEMQQDRLHTLIENMGSGMILIDSRGYINLVNRSYKETFHVTDEEYLNRLYYESFHHTEIIELVEEIFMTEVKVRKQMLLPLGIERKHFEVYGAPIIGTNHEWKGIVLVFHDITELKKLEQMRKDFLANVSHELKTPITSIKGFSETLLDGAMDNKRFCEHFLHIILKESERMQGLIEDLLDLSKIEQQGFKLNMGTVDMKGLLEDIHMVLDNKAGEKEISLQVNVLKRVSVIGDPSRLKQIFINLINNAIVYTPAGGIVSVELAEDKYNAYIKVSDTGIGISKEEIPRIFERFYRVDKARSRNTGGTGLGLSIVKHLVEAHQGTITVDSEVGEGTTFTVVLPKSATEK